A genomic segment from Nicotiana sylvestris chromosome 1, ASM39365v2, whole genome shotgun sequence encodes:
- the LOC104211238 gene encoding uncharacterized protein, which produces MDLKMEIEKSQTCAEGGAEAILNVQPNSSISIAYHNLFGPHDDLMLLELDEKLLPDILNQRVTLRGQPDEDAVLCSQSKTYAIKFVGTSNSVFLIPPPDLPITHGASPNSSEKHHDNLTVASVIKVVPGSLELVEVAPRLDKLKSLLSENPYGFDEVSQMDTEFAHKSRGLYAWDDLVEKVQASDEELCTGLRALSAVEIDGYWRLLDENFVDEILNMLLHDAVLNDWPLSALNEDEVLRVLEADGFPRKIVRHCLEVYGSKVDDDTRGGCTWRLEERLVCVHFARVILRGKKMKLERFMEEWRKKVPEGMNASFDVLEGEVLTEKLGIETRIYAFSVSSLPSVPAERFSKLFQEKPKWEWNELQPFVRDLKLPGLSLEGLLLKYTRRTQPSMDAEPIFSAR; this is translated from the exons ATGGACCTGAAGATggaaatagaaaaatcacaaactTGTGCTGAAGGAGGAGCGGAGGCAATACTAAACGTTCAACCCAATTCATCAATCTCTATTGCTTATCACAATCTATTTGGTCCTCACGATGATTTAATGCTTCTTGAGCTTGATGAGAAACTCCTACCTGATATCCTCAATCAAAG GGTAACATTAAGAGGGCAGCCAGATGAAGATGCAGTTCTCTGTAGCCAGTCAAAAACTTATGCCATTAAATTTGTTGGAACTTCTAATTCTGTATTTCTTATACCTCCTCCTGACCTACCGATCACACATGGAGCTTCACCAAACTCAAGTGAAAAGCATCATGACAATTTGACAGTTGCTTCTGTCATCAAAGTAGTACCTGGCAGTTTGGAACTTGTCGAGGTTGCTCCTAGATTGGACAAGCTCAAATCGCTTCTCTCAGAAAACCCTTATGGTTTTGATGAGGTGTCACAAATGGATACTGAATTTGCGCACAAGAGCAGGGGCTTGTATGCATGGGATGACCTTGTTGAAAAGGTGCAAGCCAGTGACGAGGAACTGTGCACAGGGTTGCGAGCTCTTTCAGCAGTAGAGATAGATGGATATTGGCGACTTTTAGATGAGAACTTTGTGGATGAGATTCTGAACATGCTTTTGCATGATGCAGTGCTGAATGACTGGCCTTTAAGTGCTCTAAATGAAGATGAAGTTTTGCGTGTGCTGGAAGCAGATGGATTCCCTCGGAAAATAGTAAGGCACTGTTTGGAAGTTTATGGAAGTAAGGTGGATGATGACACTAGAGGCGGCTGTACGTGGAGGTTGGAAGAGAGGCTAGTTTGTGTGCATTTTGCCAGAGTAATCTTAAGAGGGAAAAAAATGAAACTTGAAAGATTTATGGAGGAGTGGAGAAAGAAAGTTCCTGAAGGGATGAATGCAAGTTTTGATGTGCTAGAAGGGGAAGTCTTAACAGAAAAGCTCGGGATCGAGACTCGGATTTATGCTTTTAGTGTTTCTTCACTCCCATCTGTGCCTGCTGAACGGTTTTCGAAACTATTCCAGGAGAAGCCAAAGTGGGAATGGAATGAACTGCAGCCATTTGTCAG GGATTTGAAGTTACCAGGACTTTCTCTGGAAGGTTTACTACTCAAGTACACTAGAAGAACTCAACCAAGCATGGATGCTGAACCAATTTTCAGTGCAAGATAA